CGTTCGCGGCCGCGGCCGCCTCGCTGGTGCGCAACGTCACGGCGTCCGCTCCTGGGGCCAAGGGGTACTACTACGCCGCCACGGCGTCGGCCTCCGCGATGCCGTCCGGCGCGCGCGTGTACGCCGCGGCGCAGTGCTGGAGGTCGCTGAACGCCACCTCCTGCGCCGCGTGCGTGGCCAGCGCGCGTGACCGGGTGGTCGGCCGGTGCCTTCCCGGCGCTGCAGAGGGGTACGGGCTCAACGCCGGCTGCGTCGTCAGGTACTCCACGCAGCCCTTCTACCTGCCGGcgaacgccggcggcggcggtggcggatcATCAAGTGAGTGCAGGGCACATTCTCTCGGTCTTACTTGTCGTTCTTGGTCCAACTGTCGTGCCGTGCCTTGTCTGAATTCGGCTGATAGAAACAGCGTATGTCACAGGTTGAAACAGCAAAAAAGACCGTATTAATCTGACATTTTTCTCTTCTGAATTATCCGTGGCAGCTCGGCACATAatcatcgtcgtcttcgcctCGGTCCTCTCTGCCATGGCGGCCATCGGCATAGCATTTATCTGGACAAGAATGAGGCGCGGGAGAAACCACCTCCACCACGACGGTATGTAAAATTACAACAAGCAACAGACACCCGATACTGCACTCTGGTTTGAGGATAGCTTCTTACACGGTGTACTCCTGCTGGGTTGCGCTGCAGACATGGACGGCTCAGGCGAGCTCATCCGCGCCATCGCCGCGTCGCAGCTCGGTTTCCGGTACGAGGAGCTGCGCAAGGCGACCGATGATTTCAACCAGATCAACAAGCTCGGCCAGGGCGGCTACGGTTCAGTTTACAAGGTACATTGCCATGCCATTTCGAGCATCTGCCACAACTTGCAACATTGCTTACCTCCTGAAATGCTTACCTCATCTGAATTTGACCTCCGATGATGTCTGACAGGGTGTGCTGGCAGATGGCCGGGAGATCGCCGTGAAGCGGCTCTTCCTCAACACGCGGCAGTGGACCGACCAGTTCTTCAACGAGGTGAAGCTCGTCAGCCAGGTGCAgcacaagaacctcgtcaagctcCTCGGCTGCAGCGTCGAGGGCCCCGAGAGCCTCCTCGTCTATGAGTACCTCTGCAACACCAGCCTTGATCACTACCTATTTGGTAATAATAACTACAAAACTATTTCTGCACCCTGAAAAAATAATTGGTGCTCCACATTGTGGAATTTCATGAATTTGACATCTTACATGCTTGTCGACGCAGATGCCTTCAAGAAGAACGCGTTGGATTGGGAGCGGCGGGCGGAAATCATCCTTGGGACAGCGGAGGGTCTTTCATACCTTCATAACGCCTCCGAGATCAGGATCATACATAGGGACATCAAGGCCAGCAATGTGCTGTTGGATGAAAAGTTCAGGCCTAAGATTGGTGACTTTGGCTTGGCGAGGAACTTCATGGAAGATCAGACCCACCTCAGCACCGGCCTCGCCGGAACATTGTAAGTTACTATAATTGTTTGAGGCTCTGGGGAATTGAAACTAATCTGATGGAGTAAAGACTTTCGGCAAACAAAAGTGTGATATGCCTGAACAAGAACACTGACCGTGCCTACATTTATGTAGTGGATATATGGCCCCGGAATACATCGTCCACGGGCAGCTGACGGAGAAGGCAGACATCTACAGCTACGGCGTGCTAGTCCTCGAGATCATCACCGGCCGGAAGAACCACAACTCGATGGCGTCATCGGCAGAAGGACTCTCCCTTATGGCACTGGTACATCCCTCACATTTCACCCTATTGTCAACTGCAAGTGCACTGTAGCATTTCAGAAAACCTGATAAATATAACACTGATGCTGACATCCGTCCATCTTCAGATATGGAAGCACTACAACACAGGCACACTGATGGAGCTCCTGGACCCGAACCTCCGGGAGGAATGCTCGgagagggaagctctcaaggtGTTCAATGTTGGTCTACTGTGCGCGCAGGCGTCGCCTAACCTCAGACCGCCGATGTGGAAGGTGGTGGAGATGCTGGGCAGAGGGGATAGGGTGCTGCCACACCCAACCGAGCCTCCGTTCATCGACGTAAAGGGGTCGAACGCGAATAGTTACGGCTCAGGGTCGTCATTTTCGCTGAAGTCAAACTCTGACAAGTCACCGTTGTCCACAAACCAGTTGTCAGTGAGTGGAGTACAGGCTAGGTGATCAACAGGGTGTGAAGCATCATCTGAACATTCTTTTCCATTTTTATGTTAGGATGTTGTTGAATTACTAACTGTAAACGTTGTGATCACATAATCACGCTTGTAAGATGTAAGTAAGTATATAGAGAATTGTCAATTTTGTCCAATATTCAGAGAAATGCAGTATTTTGAACTCTAATACTCCGTACTTAAAACCGTCAGTCCTTGGCGAATTAAGCATAACAGAAACCAAAATGCTCCCGAAAGTACACATTAAAACACAAATTAAACTACCAATATCACCTCCTTTTCCCCCAGCATCGGGTGATATTCGCCTAGCATCAGCTAAAAAAAGAGGAAAAAGTCAGAGAATTCACCTAGACCACAACAAACAGGTGACGAAAAGTCAGAGAATTCACACAAAAACACAACGAACAGGTGACAAAAAGTCATATTTTCGTATGATTTTGATTGAGATGGACCGGCAACGATTCTGGATAACTTTAGAAATAAGATCAAATTACCTTTTTGTAAAAGAAAAAACACGCGGTGACATAACAGAGATGGACCGGGAAATCGTTGAGCTGTATATGCATCTGGTTTGGTCGTTATCAGTTTTGTTTAGGGGAAAGTCCAAACTTGCTGCTGAGAACGACTGAAGCATGGCTTAATTGACTCAGCCGTCCAAGATGGAGACGGCTCAACAACCAGCATCAACCATCATCTCTCATCTTATTTTTCGTTCTCATTCAGCGACTTATATGCAGTATTTAGCTTGGAGATACAAAAACCAGTGTGCAGTGAAATTCACATCAGAAATTCGTTAAAGAGGTACTAGTACATAGCAAAAAATATTGCAATACAAATCATAGGGCCAGCACAACTGTATAAGTGAAGGGCGAAATGATGGTGCTTACAATAATACGGGACACCAGAACCAAATTTAATCTGCAACAGGAGTAAGCTGAAGCGTATTTTTGAAATGAAAGTAGGTCTTACATAAAGTACAAAGAGTAAATGAGACCATATAAATCCTACACTCAAGTGCAAAGACTACATAAAGATATACACACACATTAACGAAATGCTCTGCATCCTTTCATAGTCCTATCTTGAATGCGATCCACACAACAGAAGAGAAAACTTCTCCATGGCCGGAAAAGAACTAGGGATCCAAACCACAACCATGATCCAAGGCCAAGTCCAGCAATGATTGAGTAGTAGAAATACAAGGTTTCAATTTCTGCGTCATGTTTCTTGCTCCTGTCCAGTGTTTCCGTAGTACGTGAACCATTGGAACATGCGATGCTCAATGGAAACCCACAAAGACCAGAATTGTTCTTGTAAATTGAAGGGTCGTCTAGTGTTTGGAGCTGATTACCAGTTGGTATCTCGCCAGAGAGATGATTGTTGGAGAGATTGAGCGAACTAAGAAAAACTAGTTTTGAGATGCTTGAAGGAATAGCACCAGATAACTCATTCCATGAGCAGTCAAGGGATTCCAGAAGCTCTAGATCGCCAATGTTTTCAGGAATATAGCCTGATAGATGGTTTCTTGACAGATTTAGAAACCTGACGCCTTGGAGATTTGCTATTTCAGACGGAATCTCACCAGAGAATGAATTTGCTGATAAGTCGATACCTACCATAAGTGCAATTGTCCCTTGAAACTGGTAACTCTTCATCTTCCAGTTTACATTGATTCGGTCAACATACACAATCTCCTCATCTAGATGTAAAACTTCCTCGTGGACTGATGTACTCATGTTGAATTCTGTTTGTGGTTTCATCATGGATGAAAAATTGGCAAGCAAACGGTGTATGGGACCTGTGAAATGGTTGCTAGCTAGGTCGAGTAGTTGGAGATGGGAGAGTTGCGATAATTGTGAGGGAATACTACCACCAAACAAGTTGAACCTTAGCCGTAGAATCCTTAGGGAAGGAAGACTTGGACCTATCCAGGATGGAATTATCCCGGAAAAGTAATTTTCACCGATATCAAGGACAACTAGTTTCTTACAGTTCTTCAATATAGTTGGGAAACCACCTGTGAATTTGTTATTTGCCAAATGCAATGATTCCAAATATGATAAATTAGCGGACCCAGTTGACTGAAAATCCCCAGTGAGAGCATTGCTTGATAAATCTAGGAATAACAGATCATGCAAGTCCCACAGGCAGTTAGGGAGCTCACCCGACAGTTTGTTGCTAGATAGATCCAAGATTTCCAGTGAAGTGATTTGGCAAAATTTCTGAGGGAAGCTTCCCACAAAGTTGTTATTGCCAAAGGCAGCTGAGATCAGTTTTCTACTACCAATGCTTGGTATTGTACCAGTGAACTTGTTGTTACTGAAGTCAAGATCGTGCAGATTCTTGAGCGATGAAATTGTTGCAGGTAGCTCACCCTCCAACTTGTTATTGCTGAGGTCAAGGCCTTGTAGTGATGACATACTACCAACTTCACTGGGCACCAAGCCAGTGAGGTCATTGAGAGATAAAATCATGATGACGAGTAGCGTCAAGTTTCCAACAGAAGCAGGAATCCATCCAGATAGCGAGTTCTTCTCCAAATCCAACATCTCAAGACACACCAAGTTGCCGATCTCCACTGGAATTACACCCGCAAGATTGTTGGTGTGAAGCGACAAGAGTCGCAGCTTGGTTGCTTTACCTATCTCCCGTGGTATGCTTCCAGTGAAAGAATTATAGTGTAGGGCAAACATAGTTACCTTAGGCCAATGGGTGAACAGGTCAGGTGGAATCATACCGGAGAGCTTGTTTCTTGATAAGTAGAACTCCCTCATCTCCCTCATCCGAGGAAAAGACGGTGGCAATCCACCGGAGAGGTTGTTCCTTGACAGGTCCAAGAAGGTGAGAGCTCCCAGGTGTCCCAGCTCCACTGGAATCTTATCGACGAGATGCGCAGCCTGCAAGTCTAACCGCTGCAGTGCGCCGAGCTTGGCGAGAGACGCCGGGATCGGCCCACCTAGCGGGTTGTCGCGAAGAAGAAGAACTCGCAGGTGGTGCAGCGTCCCAAGCGCCATCGGTATGCCGCCGGTGAGGTTGTTGTTTGAAAGGTCGAGGGAGGTAAGAGAGGTCAGGAGGGAGACATTGGCAGGGATGGTGCCCATGAGATGGTTGCCACTGAGGTTGAGACTTGTGAGGGCCAAGAATGTGATGAAATCAAAGGCGTCGAGCGTGCCTGTGATGCTGGCTCCGGGAACCGTGAGCTGTGTGATGTGGCCAGCGGCGTTGCACTTTATGCCAGACCAAGAACTGCAGGTGGAGGTAGCCGGTGACCATGACCAGAGTGGAGAAGAGCCGTTCGCATCGGAGAACATGAAAGTAGACTTCCATGTCAAAAGTGCTTTGGCTTCAGATTCAGCTTTGCTTTGTGGAGAGATGGTTCTGCCACATGTGCATACCAATAGCATGAATAAGATCAGGAGATAAACTTTGGTGTTCCTTACCATTGATTCCATCAGATCCGCTTCAATTTGAGGAGCTACAAGAGCAAATCGAGGGGTAATGTCTTCCTTTATAACTGCATCTTGTTCAGATGCATCTGCATCAATTACTAAGATAAGTAAATCCTTCGTATGAGGGGATGGCTGAGCCACGTTTGCGTGTAGTCTGATCGTTGACCATCTTGTTTTGGGCAAGTCCAAACTTGTTGCTGGGAAACGAGTGTCTAACCATGACTTAATTGACCCAGCCGTTCAAGATGGAGACGGTTCAACAACCATTCTATCTTGATCGCGAAATGGTTCAATTTTATTGGACAAAGTGCTCCTAAAGTCAGTGCCTTCATCTTTGCTAGGATCCCGGCCTGTTGATGGATAGCAGCACTCAAGTGCGCGCCTTGCCTTGTTGTGTTGTAGCAGCTGGTTGTTCCGTCTCAAACTCATCTATGCGAGAGCAAAGCAATAGTAATAAAAACAATTATCCCTGTTTAAAGCAGAGTTGAATCATGATTAAATGATCATGTTTTCCTGAACAACCAATTGTGTTCATAGACACATTAAAAATAGAAGATTGTACTCCTAGCTAGATTATTGGGACCCTGGgcatgaattttttttttgttcaataaaggaaatatattattaTCAAGAAGATATCAATTAAACAagcctctgcaacaacaaaaTGTCAAGAGCTAGTCGAGACACTAAGGATGCACAtggccaaagaaaaaaaaaagacacCTACCAAAGTGTTCAGCAACTCGTTATAGCGTCAAAACACTAAGACAACATAAACCCTTAAATTCACAGGGAAGACTTGGGTTGGACAACGGAATCACAAACACCCTCATGTCCATGTCTGCTAATGGTTTTTTCATGAATTTGCTGTGCCCATGCCTGTGGCCCGGATTCATGAAAAAGTTATTAGCAGATATGGGCACATCAAATTACGGACATCTTTCTGCAAGTCAAGGGAATTGAAAGGCCATCTTTTCTTCACCTCTACTACACTCATGCTGAACGGAAACAAAAAAGCCGTGGAATAAAAATTAACTGCCCTAAAATCAAATTCCAGATACCAATATGTACAAGGCTCTAGCCAACAAACAGTGATTTTGAGGCCATGCAGGTTTGCTAGCTGCTTTGAATGCTATAATTGATAGTTCCGGAAATATACAGGATTAAAGGGAAATGCCCAAACAGTATAGCTGTTGGTATAAGCATCATGAAGTACCTATACTAACCTGAAGGGTGAATCAACATGAAGATATGAGGGCAGCATATGCCGCCCAGTGGCTACCAATGGGGTTGTGGGCTTGTGACGGCGGCGACGAGAGGAGTAACTTGGAGACCAGCCTCGTGACACGGCGGCGGCACCCTACCTCGCGAGGACCTCACCCCCACACATGAGGCTGCCTCGGCTCCCACCATCTGAATCCCCTGGCCTACACCACCAGCTCGGGTAGATCCAATTCGTCCATGTCCAAACCGAAGTACCTCTGCAGGATGGGGCGGCCAGGATTTCTTGCGATTGGAGGAGCTCGCTGGTGGAAGAATGCATGCCCTTTGTGCGCTGGAGAAGGAGGAGATGGTGGCTGATTCGGAGGTAATACAGTGTGTGGAGATTGGAGAACGGGGCGGTGAGCAGTTGCAAGGAGAGGAGACGACGGAAGTGGAATCCCGCCGATGCCAACGGCGAGCCTAGCTGAGCGGCGGGAACGGCGGCCCTGCAATCGGGCAGTGGAATACGGCAATAGGGGATCGAGTGTTGAGTGGCATTGCTCGTAATTGTTGGAAAGTTCCATGGGAGAAAGACAGTGCAGTCTCGAAAGAAAAGAtactaaaacaaaacaaaaccatGATCTTTCTCCCACATTGCCAGAGGGAGGGAACACGAGGACCATGCCTCGCCTCTGCTCCTCGACGCCAATGTCGCCACTCCGCCTCTGCCTCCGCCTCCACGCCCGccactcctcctccacctcgccgCCCACTCGCTGCTGGGAgcccgccgccgccttcgccgcagCCACGGAACGCGCGCGCAATGGCAAGCTCACCCCGGCGGACGCACACCACCTGTTCGACGAATTGCTGCAGCAGGGCACGCCGGTCCAGGCGCGCCCCCTCAACAACCTTCTAGCCGCCCTCGCCCGCGCTCCGGCATCCTGTTCCTGCAGCAACGGCCCAGCCCTCGCGGTTGCCCTCTTCAGCCGCATGTCCCAAGGCGCCTGCCGACGGGTGGCGCGGCCCACGGCCTGCACATATAGCATCCTCATGGACTGCTGCTGCCGTGCGCACCGCCCGGGCCTGGCGCTCGCCTTCTTCGGCCGCCTCCTCAAGATGAGCCTCAAGGCAGATGTCCGCGTCATCAACAACCTCCTCAAGGGACTCTGCCGCGCAAAGCGTGCAGATGACGCTCTGGTGGTGCTGCTTCACAGGATGCCCGAACTTGGCTGCACCCCCGACGTGGTGACATATAACTCAGTTATCGATGGCTACTTTAAGGAAGGCCAAGTGGGCAAGGCGTGCAATCTATTCCATGAAATGGCACGGCAAGGGATTGCGCCTAATGTGGTGACATATAACTTGGTTATTCATGGCTACTTTAAAGAAGGCCAAGTAGGCAAGGCGTGCAATCTATTCCATGAAATGGCACAGCAAGGGGTTGTGCCTAATGTGGGGACATATAACTTGGTTATTCATGGCTACTTTAAGGAAGGCCAAGTAGGCAAGGCGTGCAATCTATTCCATGAAATGGCACAGCAAGGGATTGCGCCTAATGTGGTGACATATAGCTTGGTTATTCATGGCTACTTTAAGGAAGGCCAAGTAGGCAAGGCGTGCAATCTATTCCATGAAATGGCACAGCAAGGGGTTGCGCCTAATGTGGTGACATATAGCTTGGTTATCGATGGCTACTTTAAGGAAGGCCAAGTAGGCAAGGCGTGCAATCTATTCCATGAAATGGCACAGCAAGGGATTGCGCCTAATGTGGTGACATATAACTTGGTTATCAATGCACTGTGCAAGGCCAAAGCAATGGACAAGGCAGAGTatttccttcgtcagatggttgttAATGGTGTTGAGCCTGATACTGTGACATATAATAGCCTCATCCATGGATATTCCACTTCGGCCAACTGGAAGGAGGCACTTAGGGTGTTCAAAGAAATGACAACTCGGAGTGTTACAGCAGATGTGTATACTTACAATGTCTTCATGGCCTACCTTTGCAAGCATGGGAGAAGCAAAGAAGCTGCAGGATTTTTTGATTCCATGGCTATGAAGGGCCTGAAACCTAATATCGTGTCATACAATAATCTGCTTCACGGGTACGCCACTGAAGGATGCTTAGTTGATATGAATAATCTCTTTAATTCAATGTCAAGAGATGGTATTCTACCTGACTGTCATGTTTTTAACACACTGATTAACGGATACTCTAAAGCTGGCTTAATGGATGAGGCTATGCTTATACTTAAAGAAATGCAGAAACAGGGAGTGACTCCAGATGTAGTCAGCTATGGAACCATAATACATGCATTTTGTAAAATGGGTAAGTTGGACAATGCTATGGAGAAATTTAATCAGATGATTGATATCGGAGTACAACCAAACATAGCTGTTTATGGTTTCCTGATTCAGGGCTTTTGTACACATGGCGATTTGGTGAAAGCAAAGGAATTAATTGCTGAAATGAAGAATAAAGGTATGCGTCCTCCTGGTCTTGCGTTCTTCAATTCAATAATGCACAACCTTTGCAACGAAGGAAGGGTAATGGAAGCACAAGGCATCCTTGACTTGATCGTACACACAGGTGAGAGGCCTGATGTTGTCACATTTAATACACTAATTGGTGGATATTGCCTAGTATGCAAGATGGAGGATGCGATGAAAGTATTTGATGCTATGGTATCATATAGTTTGGAACCTTGTAGTGTTACATATGGTATACTTATTAACGGCTATTGCAAGAACAGAAGGATTGACGATGGGCTTACTTTGTTCCAAGAAATGTTGCGAAAGGGGGTTAAACCTACAACTTTTAATTATAATGTTATACTGGATGGGTTATTTCTGGCTGGACGAATTGTTGATGCAAAGGAAAAGTTTCGTGAGATGGCTGAATCTGGATTGAATGTCTGCATCGATACATACTGTATAGTTCTTGGTGGACTATGTAGAAATAATTGCTCTGATGAAGCAATCACATTGTTCCAGAAGTTACGGACAGCAAATATGAAATTGGATAATATTATAATTGTCAATATCATGATTGGTGCATTCTACAGGGTTCAGCGAAACCAGGAAGCTAAGGATTTGTTTGCTGCAATACCAGC
This Lolium perenne isolate Kyuss_39 chromosome 1, Kyuss_2.0, whole genome shotgun sequence DNA region includes the following protein-coding sequences:
- the LOC127345367 gene encoding uncharacterized protein isoform X2, with the protein product MGERQCSLERKDTKTKQNHDLSPTLPEGGNTRTMPRLCSSTPMSPLRLCLRLHARHSSSTSPPTRCWEPAAAFAAATERARNGKLTPADAHHLFDELLQQGTPVQARPLNNLLAALARAPASCSCSNGPALAVALFSRMSQGACRRVARPTACTYSILMDCCCRAHRPGLALAFFGRLLKMSLKADVRVINNLLKGLCRAKRADDALVVLLHRMPELGCTPDVVTYNSVIDGYFKEGQVGKACNLFHEMARQGIAPNVVTYNLVIHGYFKEGQVGKACNLFHEMAQQGVVPNVGTYNLVIHGYFKEGQVGKACNLFHEMAQQGIAPNVVTYSLVIHGYFKEGQVGKACNLFHEMAQQGVAPNVVTYSLVIDGYFKEGQVGKACNLFHEMAQQGIAPNVVTYNLVINALCKAKAMDKAEYFLRQMVVNGVEPDTVTYNSLIHGYSTSANWKEALRVFKEMTTRSVTADVYTYNVFMAYLCKHGRSKEAAGFFDSMAMKGLKPNIVSYNNLLHGYATEGCLVDMNNLFNSMSRDGILPDCHVFNTLINGYSKAGLMDEAMLILKEMQKQGVTPDVVSYGTIIHAFCKMGKLDNAMEKFNQMIDIGVQPNIAVYGFLIQGFCTHGDLVKAKELIAEMKNKGMRPPGLAFFNSIMHNLCNEGRVMEAQGILDLIVHTGERPDVVTFNTLIGGYCLVCKMEDAMKVFDAMVSYSLEPCSVTYGILINGYCKNRRIDDGLTLFQEMLRKGVKPTTFNYNVILDGLFLAGRIVDAKEKFREMAESGLNVCIDTYCIVLGGLCRNNCSDEAITLFQKLRTANMKLDNIIIVNIMIGAFYRVQRNQEAKDLFAAIPANGLVADIGTYSVMMKNLIKEGSVEEADNLFSSMEKSGCAANSYLLNCIIRSLLEKGDVVRAGNYMSKVDGKNCSLEAKTVSLLIALFSTKGEYRKNINLLPTKYQFLEGAVAGP
- the LOC127329457 gene encoding uncharacterized protein, whose protein sequence is MESMVRNTKVYLLILFMLLVCTCGRTISPQSKAESEAKALLTWKSTFMFSDANGSSPLWSWSPATSTCSSWSGIKCNAAGHITQLTVPGASITGTLDAFDFITFLALTSLNLSGNHLMGTIPANVSLLTSLTSLDLSNNNLTGGIPMALGTLHHLRVLLLRDNPLGGPIPASLAKLGALQRLDLQAAHLVDKIPVELGHLGALTFLDLSRNNLSGGLPPSFPRMREMREFYLSRNKLSGMIPPDLFTHWPKVTMFALHYNSFTGSIPREIGKATKLRLLSLHTNNLAGVIPVEIGNLVCLEMLDLEKNSLSGWIPASVGNLTLLVIMILSLNDLTGLVPSEVGSMSSLQGLDLSNNKLEGELPATISSLKNLHDLDFSNNKFTGTIPSIGSRKLISAAFGNNNFVGSFPQKFCQITSLEILDLSSNKLSGELPNCLWDLHDLLFLDLSSNALTGDFQSTGSANLSYLESLHLANNKFTGGFPTILKNCKKLVVLDIGENYFSGIIPSWIGPSLPSLRILRLRFNLFGGSIPSQLSQLSHLQLLDLASNHFTGPIHRLLANFSSMMKPQTEFNMSTSVHEEVLHLDEEIVYVDRINVNWKMKSYQFQGTIALMVGIDLSANSFSGEIPSEIANLQGVRFLNLSRNHLSGYIPENIGDLELLESLDCSWNELSGAIPSSISKLVFLSSLNLSNNHLSGEIPTGNQLQTLDDPSIYKNNSGLCGFPLSIACSNGSRTTETLDRSKKHDAEIETLYFYYSIIAGLGLGSWLWFGSLVLFRPWRSFLFCCVDRIQDRTMKGCRAFR
- the LOC127345381 gene encoding cysteine-rich receptor-like protein kinase 2; this translates as MGTPGTRSRARLPLLPAAADVLRCLLLAVAAVTAGADSSAASPVILATVCGARTAPNPEGFDVSFVNTLELIYQNVTRSGFGAAASGSGNDSVYGLGQCLAYLSPTDCQLCYAQSRVKLPHCLPADGGRIYLDGCFLRYGADNFTAAASDAGDAAVCSNDTAPSTPAFAAAAASLVRNVTASAPGAKGYYYAATASASAMPSGARVYAAAQCWRSLNATSCAACVASARDRVVGRCLPGAAEGYGLNAGCVVRYSTQPFYLPANAGGGGGGSSTRHIIIVVFASVLSAMAAIGIAFIWTRMRRGRNHLHHDDMDGSGELIRAIAASQLGFRYEELRKATDDFNQINKLGQGGYGSVYKGVLADGREIAVKRLFLNTRQWTDQFFNEVKLVSQVQHKNLVKLLGCSVEGPESLLVYEYLCNTSLDHYLFDAFKKNALDWERRAEIILGTAEGLSYLHNASEIRIIHRDIKASNVLLDEKFRPKIGDFGLARNFMEDQTHLSTGLAGTFGYMAPEYIVHGQLTEKADIYSYGVLVLEIITGRKNHNSMASSAEGLSLMALIWKHYNTGTLMELLDPNLREECSEREALKVFNVGLLCAQASPNLRPPMWKVVEMLGRGDRVLPHPTEPPFIDVKGSNANSYGSGSSFSLKSNSDKSPLSTNQLSVSGVQAR
- the LOC127345367 gene encoding uncharacterized protein isoform X1; amino-acid sequence: MGERQCSLERKDTKTKQNHDLSPTLPEGGNTRTMPRLCSSTPMSPLRLCLRLHARHSSSTSPPTRCWEPAAAFAAATERARNGKLTPADAHHLFDELLQQGTPVQARPLNNLLAALARAPASCSCSNGPALAVALFSRMSQGACRRVARPTACTYSILMDCCCRAHRPGLALAFFGRLLKMSLKADVRVINNLLKGLCRAKRADDALVVLLHRMPELGCTPDVVTYNSVIDGYFKEGQVGKACNLFHEMARQGIAPNVVTYNLVIHGYFKEGQVGKACNLFHEMAQQGVVPNVGTYNLVIHGYFKEGQVGKACNLFHEMAQQGIAPNVVTYSLVIHGYFKEGQVGKACNLFHEMAQQGVAPNVVTYSLVIDGYFKEGQVGKACNLFHEMAQQGIAPNVVTYNLVINALCKAKAMDKAEYFLRQMVVNGVEPDTVTYNSLIHGYSTSANWKEALRVFKEMTTRSVTADVYTYNVFMAYLCKHGRSKEAAGFFDSMAMKGLKPNIVSYNNLLHGYATEGCLVDMNNLFNSMSRDGILPDCHVFNTLINGYSKAGLMDEAMLILKEMQKQGVTPDVVSYGTIIHAFCKMGKLDNAMEKFNQMIDIGVQPNIAVYGFLIQGFCTHGDLVKAKELIAEMKNKGMRPPGLAFFNSIMHNLCNEGRVMEAQGILDLIVHTGERPDVVTFNTLIGGYCLVCKMEDAMKVFDAMVSYSLEPCSVTYGILINGYCKNRRIDDGLTLFQEMLRKGVKPTTFNYNVILDGLFLAGRIVDAKEKFREMAESGLNVCIDTYCIVLGGLCRNNCSDEAITLFQKLRTANMKLDNIIIVNIMIGAFYRVQRNQEAKDLFAAIPANGLVADIGTYSVMMKNLIKEGSVEEADNLFSSMEKSGCAANSYLLNCIIRSLLEKGDVVRAGNYMSKVDGKNCSLEAKTVSLLIALFSTKGEYRKNINLLPTKYQFLEGAVAGC